A stretch of DNA from Anopheles nili chromosome 2, idAnoNiliSN_F5_01, whole genome shotgun sequence:
TCGATCTCATTTACGTGAAACACGTGCACAAGCCGATGTTAGGTagcgcacacacgcgccatCTCAGAGCTCTCAGGGTGATTGAAGTGATCCGTTTGAAGTGTGCAGCTGTTGACTATTCACTCTTCTTGATCATCCTCCCTATCATGCAGGAGCCGTGCGCTGCGACCGGGAACGACGAGAAAGTACCGACGTAGGGCGATTCTGAAAAACGGTGATTGTAACATTGTCCTGTCGAAGGTGTCGCGACAACGGTTGCGCTTCCTACAGGACATTTTCACCACGCTGGTTGACGCTCAGTGGCGCTGGACGCTGCTTGTGTTTGCGTTCAGCTTCATCGGTTCTTGGCTGTTTTTCGGAGCCATCTGGTGGTTGATCGCATTCACTCACGGTGATCTAGAGGAGATGCATCTGCCAAAAAATCAAGGTTGGTAGCGAATCACAATTCGCGCAAATGTGTTTGGGAGGGTCCTCATAGGGCGGTGTTTCGCGATCGCTTGTTCTCATACTTTCAGAGGAATCCGGCTGGAAGCCCTGTGTGTTCAACATCGAATCGTACACGTCAGCCTTTCTGTTCTCCATTGAGACGCAAACGACTATCGGGTACGGTTATCGGACGACCACAGAGGAGTGTCCTGAAGCGATCTTCATCATGTGTTTCCAGTCGATCTACGGCGTCATGATGCAGGCGTTCATGGTGGGTTTCGTGTTCGCGAAGATGACTCGTCCAAAGCATCGAACCCAGACACTACTTTTCTCGAAGCATGCTGTCATCTGCCAGCGTGATGGTGAGCTATGTCTAATGTTCCGGGTTGGGGACATGCGCAAGAGCCACATTATCGGGGCGAATATTAGGGCGCAGCTCATCCGAACCAAGTTGTCACGCGAGGGTGAAGTGATGGCACAGTACCAGCACGAGTTAGAGGTTGGAGCGGACCATTGCGGCTCGGACCTATTCTTTATCTGGCCGCAAATTGTGATCCATAAAGTCAACTCAGAATCTCCGTTCTACAACATGTCGGCGTCGGATCTGCTGCAGGATCGGTTCGAGATCGTCGTCATTCTCGAAGGCACAGTTGAGTCAACGGGTCAGTCGACGCAGGCTCGCTCGAGCTACGTCAACACCGAGATTCTGTGGGGCCACCGGTTCGAGCCGATCGTCTTCTACAACAAGGAGAACCAGGTGTACGAGATCAACTACAGCAAATTCAACGAGACACACTCGGTTGATACGCCGCTCTGTTCGGCCCGTGAACTTGCCGAGTTCTACAAGTATCAGGACGATTATCGCAACCAAGGTAGGTCGGCGTAGGCATATAATCGGAGTTAAAACGGGAGTATGGTGATCGTAGAAACTGACGGGGTGGTGTTTATTGTACCTATATTTGTAGCCGAAGATCATCATCTTCAAACGCCAGCGTAGagtttgttgtcgttgttgtcgttgctgttgtcgttgttgtgtGCTGTGTGCGGTACGGTTTGTTAGTTTGTGCTTCTTGGGTAGCTCGGCCCGTATTACATTACTTCCATATTCCGCTTGACGCTTTCTGCGATCGATTATGCCAATAAGAATCTCATGCCTAAACCATCTCATTTTCCCTCGTGCCATACCGTCAATGTAAGTTATTCCATTTCACTCTACCCACTGACAAGGacactgtttgtttttgagtactgacgctttttttttgaattttcacaCAGACCGCTCTGTCAGTGGCTCCACGAGGTCGATGTTTGAAAGACGTTGGCACCAGCACTACACCAATACGATACGCACGCTCAGCTCGGTCTATCTGGAGGATGAACGATCGTCGCTGGGAGTGCAGCCGCGTTACCTAACGATCCAGGGCGTACCAAGGCGGCCCCGGTCTTACCAGCAGCTGGATAATAACCTGCGTAATCTCTTTAATCCACCGTCGGTCACTATCTCACCCTCATCAAACAGCTCACTTCGCAATGAAAATTCATAGCACGCACGATTGTGCGTAGTCTTCACACACTAGTCCCGTAGTTCCAACGATTCGGCCGACTGGCTTTGATAGAATAGTTAAATCAACAATTGTTAGGATTGGATTTGAGTTTTATGAATCTTATGTTATTATCTGCTGCTATTTATGATAATGTTAGGTAGTTAGCGATAGTCTAAGGGCAGAATCTGCTAAATAAGAATTGCCGCAAGCGAAAGTGAGAATATTCCATACATTCTACGTCAACCATACGAAAATATCAAAGTAAACTCCGATAAAACTGAGCACtgatttgctttcatttcgtttgtttaaatattcaattgGAAGTCCGAAAAAAGTGACGCACGACGTAAAGCTAGCCAACAGCTGACACTATGTCAGAGCTAATCCATCATTCTGACCCTGCTTTTCACCAGATACTCAATACTCGACACCGATAACCGGCGCACCATCGTTCAATTGATGTCGGTGGTTCAATTGAATTATCTATCTGATGACGATTGGAAACGGCCAACAAAAATCTGGTTCTGAAGAAATGTTGAAAAAGATACGAGCTAATGtaactgataacatttggtcaaaaaaaaagaagaaatgatTCCATTTCACTCAATCGATGAATTTTATTGTATCCTTACaattcaaaataataaaaaaaatatcacaaatatAAGCAAAATCGTTATATTCCAGGTTGATGACTACAAAATAtaattctaattttttttcacacaaatACTCTTTGCGATTACGTATTTTATCAGTATTGTTTCCATGATGTCGAACGAATCTGCCGATTATATCTCAGTAATCAATCGTAATCATACAAAAGAGATACTTCGGGAGATATGAACCGGTCGATGCACACGACGACTGTGTGATTGACATCAAGAACACGCGTTGCTATGATAATCTTTGCCGTACTGATGGCATTCAGTACCTAGATTACTTCTTGGAGATAAAACGGAGATAAATACGGTAACCGATCAGATGTTGATCATTTTCATTATCGGTGCTCTGATTCCATCGCTGTTTATTTCCCAGCGAAGCACTTCCTGCGCAGATGACGTTTATCACAATTTCGGACGTAAATTAGCGTACATTTTCGATAACAATGTGAGGTGGAGGAAGTTTGCTGATCGTCTCGTGGACATATTCCATTAGGTGATATAAGAAATCGGTTAAAGTAGGTTCCGCTTCTAGAATTAGCGGATGAGTGGATGGCCGGTCGCTATCTCCAGGGCCTATGCGTGGCGCAACACGAGTGCAATCGATACGTTGAAGCCAGATCCACCTATGATGTTTCCATGGCCCCTCGAGCCCTGCTGTGAAAGAGGtgagaaaaaccaaaccctgGTACAGCACGCGAATCGTAAATCAACCGGCAACAATGGGAAACCGCTTCATGCGGTCGCCATTGATGGTAGCTGTGTCGTGGGCTTCGACAGTCACCACCATTCAGTATCGTGCCTCGGATCGTCACGGcaacatcgtcatcgtcaacCTGCGGCGCATCAGTTGGTTGTAGTGTCCAATCTGGTCTTCCAGTAAAGGGTGAACCTGAGAAATGAATCATCGACCAGCAGCTATCGGAAGGAGAGAGTAATCACACAATCATTACTGCGTTGTGATAGTCATTTCGGTATCGGTGAAAGATGAACTGTGACAGTGAAAATCCACAGCAGTCAGatgggtcgggaaaattggAGCATTCGATGTTGAAGCTGGGCCCCTTCGACTTATCGCCATCACCAGGAGCATACGGAGAACAGTTTGGATATCCGTCACCCATCACTCCTGTGACTCCAACCACTCCACTCGTGTGCTACCCCATGAAGTAAGTATACGACCTCGGCCACCATGCGATTAGTGTGGGTTTCGTTTTAGCTGAAGTTGTCGCTAAGGTCAACATTAGGCACGCACGGTCGCGCCCGGAGCGTGAACTACTGCTAACTAGCAGTTGAATTAGCGGCTCTTCAATAGGGGTTTGTTTAAGTTTTGGCAGAATTGGTGCCTCGCAGGCGATTAGGCTACTGCCTACGGTACCATATTTGCACGCTTACCGTTCAACCAGCGAGGTGATAAGAAATGTGTCAATTTACATCGACTCCGCACTTGACGGTGTGCAATGAGCAGAGTAAACATTCCGTAAGCCCCTTACTTGGGTGCGCTCCGGGCTGAGGGCGTTGATGGCATATAAATCGATCTCTGGAATCGCCTTGGCCATCCCATAGTCATTGCGCCCGTTATCTGCAAAAGCGGAACGTCGCATGATAGTGATGCAAAATCGATCTCGATAACGATGGCTTGATGAAGGCGTGATTGGAGCTCGAAATTCAAACGCAACTCTGCATAGGGACATTACCGCTGGTTTGTCACTCTATTATGCTGCCGTTGATCCCTTTCAACTGTCAAGGATGGATTACGATAAACAATTACAAGGATTAAGAAGGCGGCGGAAGCCAAGCGATTGAAACGATTTGCTCAGGCACAGTCCGGTGCGTTCCTGGTCTCTAACCGTTTAGGCAAGTCTCTAATGAAGGTGTCGCGCGTCTCTTTAAAACTGCTCGAATTGAGAACGATCCGTTGAATGCAAAATCAATCGTATTGGAAAACGTTGTGATTGTGCGGGGCAAAACAGAGAATCATGTTTATGTCCAGGCAGATAACGATGAATGATGAATCACAGTGGTTTGAATTCGATTCGGGTGGTTCTTTACGCTCTTCTCTGCTCACATCAGGTTAAAAGTGCTCGATTTTGTTCCGAACGGTGTGTGCTGCCGCACATCGACAATTCATGGCGTCTTTGGGCAATCTTATCGTGTTTTCGTTATCGATTACTCACACAGCCGGTAGCGATAGCAGTTTGGCAGCATACGGTGCACGGAACTCGCTACCAAACGCAGTCAGTTGTTAGTGTAATTCGGAGCAAAGAAGCGTCGATTAGTCTAGACGTCGGCCCTGGTATGGGGCCGGTATTCGAAAGCATACCCATCGATTCCCGGAGGAATTCTAGCACGTACATTCTGCCAAGCCACAAATCCTCGAAGTCCAAATGTGAGTCTAACTAGTGCGCTTGCTATTATCGTGATTTTATTTCAGAAATCGCGTTCTGCGCCCGGGTGTGAATCGAAAGTACCGCAAGAGGGCCATCCTGAAGAATGGAGATTGCAACGTCGTGCTGTCACGGCCACCGCGGCAACACCTGCGTTTTCTACAGGACATCTTCACTACGCTGGTAGACGCCCAGTGGCGTTGGACGCTGCTCGTATTTGCCTTCAGCTTCGTCGgatcgtggctttttttcgccGTCATCTGGTGGTTGATTTCATACACACACGGCGACCTTGAGGAGCTCCATATGCCCGATAACCAGTGTAAGTATGGGTGTCAACTCCATGCGCCGGCAATCGCAGCACGTGCAGTTACGGGTGTTTCGCATTTCTAACCTGCAGCTGAGGTCGGATGGATCCCGTGTGTGTACAACATCTACTCGTTCACGTCGGCGTTTCTGTTCTCGATCGAGACGCAACACACGATCGGGTATGGCGTGCGAACTACCACGGAAGAGTGTCCTGAGGCGATCTTCGTGATGTGTTTCCAGTCGATCTACGGCCTCATGATTCAGGCGTTCATGGTGGGCATTGTTTTTGCGAAGATGACACGCCCAAAGCAACGCAGTCAAACGCTGCTGTTCTCGAAGAACGCCGTCGTCTGTCAACGTGACGGTGAGCTATGTCTCATGTTTCGCGTCGGGGACATGCGCAAGAGCCACATCATTGGGGCGTCTGTACGCGCGCAACTGATAAGAACTAAAATGACGCGCGAAGGCGAAACGATGGCACAGTACCAGCACGAGTTGGACGTCGGCTCAGACGGCAGTTCGTCGGAGTTGTTCTTCATCTGGCCACAAATCGTAGTGCATCGGATTGACAAGGAGTCAGCGCTGTATAATCTGTCAGCGTCGGACATGTTGCGCGAGCGATTCGAGATCGTCGTCATTCTCGAAGGCACAGTTGAATCGACGGGTCAGTCAACGCAGGCTCGCTCGAGCTACGTGAACACCGAGATCCTGTGGGGTCACCGGTTCGAGCCAGTCGTGAGCTATAATAAGGAGCAGCAAGGATACGAAATCAACTACAGCAAGTTCGACTCTACGCTGCAGGTGGACACGCCGCTCTGTTCGGCCCGCGAACTGGCCGAGTTCTACCGGGCTCAAGACGAATACCGTCCGCCAACCGGTAAGAGTTGTCCGGTCACGGATTGCGTTTCACTGTGAGCAGCAGATCGCATTATTCTTGTAGAAAACAATCTCACCACTCGCTCATCGCCATTGTACCAAAATGggatgtgtattttttatatgTGCATTATGTCCACGTGTTGTGTCCGTTACGTCTCCATTCGCATCGTATCCGTCCAATGTACAGACCAGTCGGACGTTCCATCCAGTAGGAAGCAATCGAACATCTACTCGCCAGGCCATGACACCCTTGGAGCCATGTACAGAGGAGCGATCGAGCTCGCAATCTAACACCTCCGTTTTGCTCGTGCAGATACTGGAGACAGCATGTCGATGAAGATGCAGCTCGAGCGCCGATGGAAAGACCACTACAGCACGCTGGTGAACACGCTCAGTCAGTACCAGCTGACGGACGACACGTCACACATCGGGAACGGACCAGACCACTTGTACCCTTCGCGGTACCTGACGATACAGGGCGTTCCGAGGCGGAAAAAGTCATACGTCGCGCTGCAGAACAACCTGTGGAATTTGTTCGATCGCCCACCGAATCCCAGACTCAAGGGTTTGCCGATGGGCACCTCCGAAAGTCCGCCGCAAGATGGAACAATTACACGCAGAGTCTCCGACGATGATCCCATCGTGAATAGCGTCACCGTGCAGAACATCAATGAACGGTTGTCTGGGGGTTGAACAGCTGCGATTGAGCTAGGATTGTATCTAGTTTTTCTCCACTGGTCTGAATGTGATCATTTCGATGTACTTACGCGGGATGGAAGCCTCATTAGCGTCTAGCGTAAGAATCCTAAAACTAGCTTTGTGTGTAGTTTAGCATGTATgtgcgatgggaaaataaattggctCCTAACGTAACTGTATCATGATGCCGTTctgtgaatttttgtttttgtcctcCGAGAGTAGAAGCGATGTGAAAGGTGCACTCGTTCTTCACGAGTGCTTATCAGAGGAATGATAGTGCGAGATTCCGAATTGATAAGTTCCTGTGGCGGATCTGTCGTCTTCTTGAATACGCCGAACGCAAACGTGGTACTCTGTTATCGTGCGCCTTGAGCAGAAGAATCTTCGTCAAACAACGCTAATCCAACGCACGTGGTCGTGAATCGCTCGTCCGACGCTTGTCAAGGTGAGTCGAATCTTCGTACGGGCAGCAGTTCGTTGTGGGAAGTGTTCGAAGCTAGTTGGAACAATGCGCGATCTACCGGAGTTGCGTCTACCAGATGATGTGGAATCAGGAGTCTTGCTTCCGATGGAGAATCGATCACCGAGATCGACCGCAGGGAAGTCCAGTCCATATTTCCTTACACCGGATTCTGGTGGCTCTGGGCAGTCACCTTTTCGCTTCGACGTGACGAGATCTTCACGAAGAAGGTAACGTATGTTTGAATACGACTCTAACTCCAGTTAAGCTAAAACGTATCTCGAACTGTGCAGACTTGGGTCACCGTCATTTCGGACGGGGTTAAAAAAACCCCGCAAACGGGCAGTCTTTAAGAACGGCTACTGCAACGTGACTGCTACCAAGGTTCCACACCAGCAAATCCGGTTTCTGCAGGACATCTTCACGACGCTTGTGGATGCCCGGTGGCGCTGGACGTTGCTGGTGTTCGCACTCGGTTTTGTGGGGTCCTGGATGCTGTTCGCTGTGTTGTACTGGCTCATCGCTTACAGCCACGGAGACTTCGAGGAGAGTCATCTACCGCCAGCTCAGGGTGAGTAGCGATCGATCGTTGACACGTGCTGCAAACTAATTCTGGCTTTCGGTGTTTGTAGAGGACAGCAACTGGACACCGTGCATCTCGAACTTGTACTCGTTTACGTCATGCTTCTTGTTCTCTCTCGAGACACAGCACACTATCGGATATGGTTCTCGAGCGATGGAAGAAGAGTGTCCTGAAGCCGTCTTCGTGATGACGTTGCAATCCGTCCACGGCGTGTTGGTTCAAGCGTTCTTAGCGGGTTTGGTGTTCGCGAAGATGACTCGTTCGAAACGTCGCGCCCAAACGCTGTTGTTTTCCCGTCACGCCGCCATATCGTTGCGAGACGGTGAGCTATGTCTGATGTTTCGGATTGGTGATATGCGTAAAAGTCACATCATTGGGGCAAACATCCGCGCGCAGTTGATCCGTGCCAAGGTATCCTCCGAGCGAGAGGTGATGTCGCAGTTTCGCACCGAATTGGAGCTCACGACAGATGACTGCTCGTCAGATGTCTTCTTCATTTGGCCTCAGATCGTAGTGCACCGGATCAATGAACGATCGCCACTGTATGGATACTCGGCTGAAGACATCCTGCTGGATAGATTTGAGATCGTCGTAGTGCTTGAAGGAACGGTTGAGTCGACGGGACAAACAACGCAGGCTCGAACGAGCTATGTTAACACTGAAATTTTGTGGGGTCAACGCTTTGAGCCGGTACTGCTTTATAACTCCGACATCGAGAGCTACGAGATCGACTTTTCGAAGTTCAACGAAACCGTCTCACAAGAAACGCCAAGGTGTTCGGCCAGGCAGCTGCAAGAATGCTACAAACTTCCAACGAGAGGTACCTCAGGCAAGTACCGCGATGCAAAACGCATTCTTAAACAAACTCCTCTCGATTGCAGGTAGATCGTGCGATCCTTTAACGGGACCGGAGCTGAGATTGTCTCAAATGGAGATGTCGAACGAACGTACGCCCGATcgtcggtttttgtttcccgttTTCGACCGTCGACGATCTCGATCGTCCTCCGAACTGTAGACGGCGCAAATTCCACAATCAACCACCCATCGCCAATGGGCTATCTCGACCGCTACGTGATTAAACGTCATTTGTATGATTGTGTGAGGCAATAAAACGTTTATCCACGAATGTAATTCCGACGGCGGAAGAAAAAGCTACATTGTCTGCGGCGTTTCGTGTTGTAAGGACCGTCGCTTTATGTTAGAAAAACGATCGCAGGCAGGTCGAGGACTGCGTAATAAGGCGGTCCTGACGGCTTCCGTCCGCACGAAGACGTACCAGGACCTTCATTAATGAAAGCCGATTGAATCGAACGGCGCGCACGGCATGTCATTTCCACGGTGCAGCAAAATCGTGACATTGTAGACCGAGTTCGGTGCATCTGAAAGCAACaatgcacatacacacacacacatacattgggccgagaaaaaaaaagagtccgATTCCAAACAGCCGACCCAAATCACAACGGGACCGACGGCTGCGCTTGTTTAATGACCGCTTACAAACGAAACGCAGCCACAATTCCACCGATTCGAATCTCTGTAATCATCTGTACCATCAATTATAGATAACTACATAAATGCACCATATCCACCAGCTTGGTTGCTTGAGTGATTGGggaggggaggagggggaaGGGTTGCTGTTGCAAATTTGCATCTCTAGAACCAATCTCGAAATTGAGTGATAATGCGTGCGCGCAAAGCAGCGCCTGCCCCAAGGACTTTCGGAAGGA
This window harbors:
- the LOC128730591 gene encoding G protein-activated inward rectifier potassium channel 3-like, whose protein sequence is MSFGQRKNYTVPVDAESPEARDDAKLLPLGPFDKIPPIIIDGQDAPKTPITPTTPIIYCPQSPSAGSKRSRALRPGTTRKYRRRAILKNGDCNIVLSKVSRQRLRFLQDIFTTLVDAQWRWTLLVFAFSFIGSWLFFGAIWWLIAFTHGDLEEMHLPKNQEESGWKPCVFNIESYTSAFLFSIETQTTIGYGYRTTTEECPEAIFIMCFQSIYGVMMQAFMVGFVFAKMTRPKHRTQTLLFSKHAVICQRDGELCLMFRVGDMRKSHIIGANIRAQLIRTKLSREGEVMAQYQHELEVGADHCGSDLFFIWPQIVIHKVNSESPFYNMSASDLLQDRFEIVVILEGTVESTGQSTQARSSYVNTEILWGHRFEPIVFYNKENQVYEINYSKFNETHSVDTPLCSARELAEFYKYQDDYRNQDRSVSGSTRSMFERRWHQHYTNTIRTLSSVYLEDERSSLGVQPRYLTIQGVPRRPRSYQQLDNNLRNLFNPPSVTISPSSNSSLRNENS
- the LOC128720746 gene encoding G protein-activated inward rectifier potassium channel 3-like; translated protein: MNCDSENPQQSDGSGKLEHSMLKLGPFDLSPSPGAYGEQFGYPSPITPVTPTTPLVCYPMKNRVLRPGVNRKYRKRAILKNGDCNVVLSRPPRQHLRFLQDIFTTLVDAQWRWTLLVFAFSFVGSWLFFAVIWWLISYTHGDLEELHMPDNQSEVGWIPCVYNIYSFTSAFLFSIETQHTIGYGVRTTTEECPEAIFVMCFQSIYGLMIQAFMVGIVFAKMTRPKQRSQTLLFSKNAVVCQRDGELCLMFRVGDMRKSHIIGASVRAQLIRTKMTREGETMAQYQHELDVGSDGSSSELFFIWPQIVVHRIDKESALYNLSASDMLRERFEIVVILEGTVESTGQSTQARSSYVNTEILWGHRFEPVVSYNKEQQGYEINYSKFDSTLQVDTPLCSARELAEFYRAQDEYRPPTDTGDSMSMKMQLERRWKDHYSTLVNTLSQYQLTDDTSHIGNGPDHLYPSRYLTIQGVPRRKKSYVALQNNLWNLFDRPPNPRLKGLPMGTSESPPQDGTITRRVSDDDPIVNSVTVQNINERLSGG
- the LOC128722104 gene encoding ATP-sensitive inward rectifier potassium channel 11-like; amino-acid sequence: MRDLPELRLPDDVESGVLLPMENRSPRSTAGKSSPYFLTPDSGGSGQSPFRFDVTRSSRRRLGSPSFRTGLKKPRKRAVFKNGYCNVTATKVPHQQIRFLQDIFTTLVDARWRWTLLVFALGFVGSWMLFAVLYWLIAYSHGDFEESHLPPAQEDSNWTPCISNLYSFTSCFLFSLETQHTIGYGSRAMEEECPEAVFVMTLQSVHGVLVQAFLAGLVFAKMTRSKRRAQTLLFSRHAAISLRDGELCLMFRIGDMRKSHIIGANIRAQLIRAKVSSEREVMSQFRTELELTTDDCSSDVFFIWPQIVVHRINERSPLYGYSAEDILLDRFEIVVVLEGTVESTGQTTQARTSYVNTEILWGQRFEPVLLYNSDIESYEIDFSKFNETVSQETPRCSARQLQECYKLPTRGRSCDPLTGPELRLSQMEMSNERTPDRRFLFPVFDRRRSRSSSEL